A genome region from Geminocystis sp. M7585_C2015_104 includes the following:
- a CDS encoding glutaredoxin family protein produces MKLILYSKPGCHLCEGLEEKIRAITEIKIDLEVRDINTNSEWWEKYQYEIPVLYVETKGGAKLIPRVSPRISVGQLTKILAQYQET; encoded by the coding sequence ATGAAGCTGATACTTTATAGCAAACCAGGTTGTCATCTATGTGAGGGTTTAGAGGAGAAAATAAGGGCAATTACAGAAATAAAAATAGACCTGGAAGTAAGAGACATAAATACTAACAGTGAATGGTGGGAGAAATATCAGTATGAAATACCGGTATTGTACGTGGAAACCAAAGGGGGAGCAAAATTAATCCCCCGTGTTTCCCCGAGAATTTCTGTTGGCCAGTTGACAAAAATTTTGGCACAATACCAAGAAACCTGA
- a CDS encoding UDP-N-acetylmuramoyl-L-alanyl-D-glutamate--2,6-diaminopimelate ligase, with translation MKLRELIENLPQIRRLPSHPHLEEEVRGISTNSHTCSQGDLFIGMPGLRVDGGEFWQSAMAQGAMACIIGESVAEKIPPTEDDCVIVAEDIPTVCADIAARFYGYPGMKLKMIGVTGTNGKTTTTHLIEFFLQKVGLPTALLGTLYARWPGYQKTATHTTPFAPDLQAQLAQALKAGSEYVVMEVSSHALAQKRVRGCQFDVAVFTNLTQDHLDFHKDMEDYFQAKALLFSPEYLRGRAIINYDDAYGQRLISSLNPAQVWTYSVNNSKADFYTTNLTYLANGVTGLLRTPKGETEFVSPLVGQFNISNLLASVATMLHLGYGLETIREYLPQFQGVPGRMERVQVSPNQPISVIVDYAHTPDSLENLLKAARPFISGRMICVFGCGGDRDRTKRPVMGEIAARLADVVVVTSDNPRTENPHQIIRDILQGIPDTVKPIVESERAKAIELAIRMAQPGDGVIIAGKGHEDYQILGTEKIHFDDREEARRVLSSIYS, from the coding sequence ATGAAGCTACGGGAACTAATAGAAAATCTACCACAGATTCGTCGTCTGCCTTCCCATCCCCATTTGGAAGAGGAGGTGAGGGGTATTTCCACTAACTCCCACACCTGTAGCCAAGGAGACTTGTTTATTGGCATGCCGGGGTTGAGGGTAGACGGGGGGGAGTTTTGGCAAAGTGCTATGGCACAGGGGGCGATGGCCTGTATAATCGGGGAGAGTGTGGCTGAAAAAATCCCCCCCACCGAGGATGACTGTGTGATTGTGGCCGAAGACATACCCACGGTTTGTGCCGATATAGCCGCCAGATTTTATGGTTATCCCGGCATGAAATTGAAGATGATAGGGGTGACTGGTACCAATGGCAAAACTACTACCACCCACCTGATAGAATTTTTCTTGCAAAAAGTGGGTTTGCCCACAGCCTTGTTAGGCACATTATATGCCCGTTGGCCGGGTTATCAGAAAACTGCCACCCACACCACCCCTTTTGCCCCAGATTTGCAAGCACAACTGGCACAAGCTCTAAAGGCTGGTAGTGAGTATGTAGTGATGGAAGTTAGTTCCCATGCCCTAGCTCAAAAAAGAGTCAGGGGATGTCAGTTTGATGTGGCAGTGTTTACTAATCTAACCCAAGACCATCTAGATTTTCATAAGGATATGGAAGACTATTTCCAAGCTAAGGCCTTACTGTTTTCTCCAGAGTACCTGAGGGGAAGGGCAATTATCAACTATGATGATGCCTACGGACAAAGATTAATCTCCTCCCTAAATCCAGCCCAGGTTTGGACTTATAGCGTCAACAATAGCAAGGCAGATTTTTATACCACTAATCTCACCTACCTGGCAAATGGAGTTACTGGTTTGTTGCGCACTCCAAAAGGGGAAACAGAATTTGTGTCACCTCTAGTAGGACAATTTAACATATCCAATTTGCTGGCGAGTGTTGCTACCATGTTACATCTAGGTTATGGACTGGAAACTATCAGAGAATATTTGCCCCAATTCCAGGGAGTACCAGGGAGGATGGAAAGGGTACAAGTGAGTCCAAATCAGCCAATCAGTGTTATAGTAGACTATGCTCATACTCCAGACAGTTTGGAAAATTTACTCAAGGCGGCGCGGCCCTTCATTAGTGGCAGGATGATTTGTGTGTTTGGTTGTGGGGGGGATAGGGATCGTACTAAACGACCGGTGATGGGGGAAATAGCGGCACGTTTGGCAGATGTGGTGGTGGTAACCTCTGATAATCCCCGCACAGAGAATCCCCATCAGATTATCCGAGACATCTTACAGGGCATTCCCGACACTGTCAAGCCCATCGTAGAGAGCGAGCGTGCCAAAGCCATTGAATTGGCAATCAGGATGGCTCAACCTGGGGATGGTGTCATAATTGCCGGCAAAGGGCATGAGGACTATCAAATCCTGGGCACAGAAAAAATACATTTCGACGACAGAGAAGAGGCGCGTAGAGTCTTGTCTTCCATCTACTCCTAG
- a CDS encoding BCD family MFS transporter, with protein MLRLGLFNLGIGMFSVLTLAVLNRVMIAELKIPATVAAGVLAISQLVSPTRVWLGQLSDSKKLFGFHRTGYVRLGVLASGVALFLAVQIVWLLGENIIANGGWRWNPVTICLSIVLGIIFVVQGIATGASSTPFTALLVDISDEDNRSQLVATVWSMLMVGIVIGGITGKVLLKSLAGGDNGAIPIEKLQPPINSIFLVVPTVVFILTLIATWGVERKYSRYRQRSSIADREDGIGLREALRILTSSRQTGIFFFFLVMITLSLFMQEAILEPYGAQVFKMPLGETTLLNSFWGTGILVGYSTTGFLVIPRLGKTKTTRLGCILVALCFLLIILAGLTKNPSLLKGAMFLFGICAGITTIGSISLMLDLTLAETAGTFVGAWGLAQSLSRGVAIVLGGWILDLGRLLFDNLWLAYSSVFFCEALCIMASLFLLNQVNIKEFYETTRKATAMVMEGDLD; from the coding sequence ATGTTGAGGCTGGGGTTGTTTAACCTGGGGATTGGTATGTTTTCAGTATTGACTCTGGCGGTATTAAACCGAGTAATGATAGCAGAATTGAAAATACCCGCCACTGTCGCCGCCGGGGTGTTGGCTATTTCCCAATTGGTATCCCCCACCCGTGTCTGGTTGGGACAATTGTCTGATAGCAAAAAACTCTTTGGCTTCCACCGCACAGGTTATGTCCGTTTGGGAGTATTAGCCTCTGGCGTGGCCCTGTTTTTGGCTGTCCAGATTGTCTGGCTGCTGGGAGAAAATATAATTGCTAACGGGGGCTGGAGGTGGAATCCCGTCACCATTTGCCTTAGCATAGTTCTGGGTATTATTTTTGTTGTACAGGGGATTGCAACCGGTGCTAGTTCTACCCCCTTTACTGCCCTACTAGTGGATATATCGGATGAAGATAATCGCTCTCAATTGGTGGCCACGGTATGGTCTATGTTAATGGTGGGGATTGTAATAGGTGGGATTACAGGAAAAGTGTTACTAAAGAGTTTAGCAGGAGGGGACAATGGTGCAATACCCATTGAAAAACTACAACCCCCCATCAACAGTATTTTCCTAGTAGTACCTACTGTGGTATTTATCCTCACCCTCATTGCTACCTGGGGGGTAGAAAGGAAATATTCCCGCTACCGCCAACGCTCTTCAATTGCCGACAGGGAAGACGGTATTGGTTTGAGGGAGGCATTGAGAATACTAACCTCCTCTCGGCAGACGGGCATATTTTTCTTCTTTTTAGTGATGATTACTCTTAGTTTGTTCATGCAGGAGGCAATTTTAGAACCTTATGGAGCGCAAGTGTTCAAAATGCCTCTGGGAGAAACCACTCTTTTGAACTCTTTTTGGGGCACTGGCATTCTCGTGGGGTATAGCACTACTGGTTTTTTAGTGATACCCCGTCTGGGGAAAACTAAAACTACCCGTCTGGGTTGTATCTTGGTTGCCCTCTGTTTTTTGCTCATTATACTGGCTGGTTTGACTAAAAACCCCAGTCTGTTAAAGGGGGCAATGTTTCTCTTTGGTATATGCGCGGGGATTACCACTATTGGCTCTATTAGTCTCATGTTAGACTTGACCTTGGCAGAAACTGCAGGCACTTTTGTGGGTGCCTGGGGTTTAGCTCAATCTCTCTCCCGTGGTGTGGCCATTGTCTTGGGTGGTTGGATTCTGGATTTAGGGCGCCTTCTGTTTGACAATCTCTGGTTGGCCTACAGCTCAGTATTTTTCTGTGAAGCCCTCTGTATTATGGCTTCCCTTTTCCTCCTCAACCAGGTCAACATTAAGGAATTCTATGAAACTACCCGCAAGGCAACGGCCATGGTAATGGAGGGGGATTTGGACTAG
- the hemF gene encoding oxygen-dependent coproporphyrinogen oxidase has protein sequence MSSLTNQPVAQTESKKPADARERAKKLVQEIQDKICQALEEVDGKARFREDLWERKEGGGGRTRIIRDGGVFEQGGVNFSEVWGDTLPPAILVQRPEAAGHSFYATGTSMVLHPKNPYVPTVHLNYRYFEAGPIWWFAGGADLTPYYGFVEDAVHFHQVHKKACDAHHPEYYPVFKLWCDEYFYIKHRQEPRGIGGIFFDYQDDSGILYRGPDTNGRAHAYSEKVGRVSRSWEDLFAFVKTCGDAFIEAYIPIVERRKNMEYGERERNFQLYRRGRYVEFNLIYDRGTVFGLQTNGRTESILMSLPPLARWEYCYTPEKGSREAELTEFFLKERDWVNEFKS, from the coding sequence ATGAGCAGCTTAACAAACCAACCAGTAGCACAAACAGAAAGCAAAAAACCCGCTGATGCCAGAGAAAGAGCAAAAAAACTAGTTCAAGAAATACAAGATAAGATATGTCAGGCTTTAGAAGAAGTTGATGGCAAAGCCCGTTTCCGTGAAGACTTGTGGGAAAGAAAAGAAGGTGGTGGCGGACGCACCAGAATAATTCGCGATGGGGGCGTATTCGAACAAGGGGGGGTAAACTTCTCTGAAGTTTGGGGAGACACTCTGCCACCGGCCATTTTAGTACAACGTCCAGAAGCCGCAGGTCACAGTTTTTATGCTACAGGCACCTCCATGGTGTTACACCCCAAAAACCCCTATGTTCCCACTGTACATTTAAACTATCGCTATTTCGAGGCGGGTCCTATTTGGTGGTTTGCCGGGGGGGCGGACTTAACTCCTTACTATGGTTTCGTGGAGGATGCCGTCCACTTCCACCAAGTACATAAAAAGGCCTGTGACGCCCACCACCCTGAATATTATCCCGTTTTTAAACTCTGGTGTGATGAGTATTTTTACATAAAACACCGTCAAGAGCCAAGGGGAATTGGTGGGATCTTCTTCGACTATCAAGATGACAGTGGTATTCTATATCGTGGGCCAGACACCAATGGTCGTGCCCATGCCTACAGTGAAAAAGTGGGAAGAGTATCCCGCAGTTGGGAAGACTTGTTCGCCTTTGTAAAAACCTGCGGTGATGCCTTCATAGAAGCCTATATCCCCATCGTAGAAAGACGTAAAAACATGGAGTATGGGGAAAGAGAAAGAAACTTCCAACTATATCGTCGTGGCCGTTATGTAGAATTCAACCTAATATACGACCGTGGTACTGTATTTGGCCTACAAACCAACGGGCGTACTGAGTCTATTTTAATGTCATTACCTCCCCTGGCACGTTGGGAATACTGCTACACCCCAGAAAAAGGCTCTCGTGAAGCCGAACTGACTGAATTCTTCCTGAAAGAAAGAGACTGGGTGAATGAGTTCAAGAGTTAA
- the acsF gene encoding magnesium-protoporphyrin IX monomethyl ester (oxidative) cyclase: MVVAGAKPTSYKKTEIKENLLTPRFYTTDFKALAELDISSQETELRAMLEEMRNDYNRHHFVRDEEFQKSWEHIDEKTRKAFISFLERSCVSEFSGFLLFKEISRRIKDKNPLLSEMFSLMARDEARHAGFLNKAMADFKISLDLGYLTRHRIYTFFPPEWIIYAVYLSEKIGYWRYILMYRHLEKNPQYQFYPLFKKFENWCQDENRHGDIFNALLRSQTSMWKGWKAKLWSKFFLLSVFATHALTVCERSDFYQAVGLDAKEYDRMVVRKTNKTAAKAFPVILDTSHPEFFPRLEKCADYYLEICRIDESKQPGFIKFLRKLPLQIAIFWNLLRLYLLKGIETEPLRGTVR, translated from the coding sequence ATGGTAGTGGCAGGAGCTAAACCAACAAGCTATAAAAAGACAGAGATTAAAGAGAATTTACTGACGCCCAGATTTTATACCACTGACTTCAAAGCCCTAGCAGAATTGGACATCTCCAGCCAGGAAACCGAATTAAGGGCAATGCTGGAGGAGATGAGAAATGATTACAATCGTCATCACTTTGTAAGAGACGAGGAATTCCAAAAATCTTGGGAGCACATAGACGAAAAAACCCGCAAAGCCTTTATAAGTTTTCTTGAAAGATCTTGTGTTTCGGAATTTTCCGGTTTCCTCCTGTTCAAAGAAATCTCCCGCCGCATAAAGGACAAAAACCCACTGTTAAGTGAGATGTTCAGCTTGATGGCAAGGGATGAGGCGCGCCATGCGGGGTTTTTGAACAAAGCCATGGCTGACTTTAAAATCTCACTGGATTTGGGTTATTTAACTAGACACCGGATTTATACCTTCTTCCCACCTGAATGGATCATATATGCCGTGTATCTGTCTGAAAAGATCGGCTATTGGCGTTATATTCTGATGTATCGCCATCTGGAGAAAAACCCCCAATATCAGTTTTATCCCCTGTTTAAGAAATTTGAAAACTGGTGTCAAGACGAAAACCGTCACGGGGACATTTTCAACGCCCTGTTACGCTCACAAACCTCCATGTGGAAAGGCTGGAAGGCTAAATTGTGGTCGAAGTTTTTCCTCCTGTCTGTATTTGCAACCCACGCCTTAACTGTTTGCGAGAGAAGCGATTTTTATCAGGCCGTTGGTTTAGATGCAAAGGAATACGATCGCATGGTAGTCAGAAAGACCAACAAAACAGCAGCTAAAGCATTCCCTGTAATCCTAGACACCTCCCACCCCGAATTCTTCCCCCGTCTAGAAAAGTGTGCTGACTACTACTTAGAGATTTGCCGCATTGACGAGAGCAAACAACCCGGTTTCATCAAATTTCTCCGCAAACTGCCGCTACAAATAGCTATTTTCTGGAACTTGTTGCGATTGTACCTGCTCAAGGGAATTGAAACTGAGCCCCTAAGGGGTACTGTTCGCTAA
- the psaK gene encoding photosystem I reaction center subunit PsaK produces MLYLNTLFAAVPATVQWSPSVALTMIICNIIAIAFAKSTMKEPSAEPKLPGDVFFGGMGFPALLATTSFGHILGAGVILGLANLGVL; encoded by the coding sequence ATGCTATATCTGAATACTCTCTTTGCAGCCGTACCAGCCACTGTACAGTGGAGCCCCAGTGTGGCTCTAACTATGATTATATGCAATATTATAGCTATAGCCTTTGCCAAGTCTACCATGAAAGAACCCAGTGCTGAACCCAAACTCCCTGGGGATGTTTTCTTTGGCGGCATGGGATTCCCCGCTTTGTTGGCCACTACCAGCTTCGGACATATACTGGGGGCGGGTGTTATTCTCGGTTTAGCTAATCTCGGGGTTTTGTAA
- the miaA gene encoding tRNA (adenosine(37)-N6)-dimethylallyltransferase MiaA: MEKKLIVICGATAVGKSALALEIAQKLKTFIISADSRQVYIDFDIGTAKPTPQERELVPHYMIDICHPQQVLTVAEYQEQVYGIINRATSVPLLVGGTGLYIKAVTKGLKIPPVAPQPVLRAQLAKYSQRERYSFLQQLDPIACEKIHPNDETRTIRALEVYYVTGKPISQLQGESPPPYPILQIGLQCEPRRLQERIARRTREMLAKGLAHETAMLMQKYGEDLPLLNTLGYAEMKDFIQGKITLFQAEELIVLHTRQFAKRQRTWFNAYPEIKWFDVDNPHLHRDVWDTIVRFLEQ; the protein is encoded by the coding sequence ATGGAAAAAAAACTAATAGTAATTTGTGGGGCGACAGCGGTAGGAAAATCGGCCTTGGCTCTGGAAATAGCCCAAAAACTCAAAACCTTTATCATCAGTGCCGATTCCCGTCAGGTATATATAGACTTTGACATTGGCACTGCTAAACCCACCCCTCAGGAAAGGGAATTAGTGCCCCATTACATGATTGACATATGCCATCCCCAACAAGTTTTAACGGTGGCAGAATATCAAGAGCAGGTATATGGTATCATAAACAGGGCCACCTCTGTTCCTCTTCTGGTGGGGGGTACAGGATTATATATCAAAGCCGTTACCAAGGGCTTAAAAATCCCCCCGGTAGCCCCACAACCTGTATTACGAGCACAACTGGCAAAATACAGTCAACGGGAGAGATATAGCTTTTTGCAACAATTAGATCCCATAGCTTGTGAGAAAATACACCCCAATGACGAAACCAGGACTATTAGAGCTTTAGAAGTATACTATGTTACAGGGAAACCTATTTCCCAACTCCAGGGAGAAAGTCCGCCCCCTTATCCCATTCTCCAGATAGGACTACAGTGTGAACCAAGGAGACTACAGGAGAGAATAGCCCGTCGCACCCGTGAGATGTTGGCAAAGGGGTTAGCCCATGAAACGGCAATGTTAATGCAAAAGTATGGCGAGGATTTGCCTCTGCTCAACACCCTCGGCTATGCAGAGATGAAAGACTTTATCCAGGGCAAAATTACCCTTTTTCAGGCAGAAGAATTAATTGTTTTGCATACCCGTCAATTCGCCAAAAGACAACGCACTTGGTTTAACGCCTATCCCGAAATTAAATGGTTTGATGTGGACAACCCCCATCTTCATAGAGATGTTTGGGATACAATAGTTAGATTTTTAGAACAATAA
- a CDS encoding fumarylacetoacetate hydrolase family protein, translating to MAQRYVRVKTSGGQTYYGRLQPNRTVEVLDAPPWLNGQVTDQILSSEQYRLLPPCAPSKIIAVGKNYSAHAAEMGSEVPKEPLIFLKPPSAVIAHQEAIIYPKQSQRVDFEGELALVIGTRVKNCPLEEANDKIWGYTIANDVTARDLQKKDGQWTRAKGFDTFCPLGPWIVRELTPGACIKTYLNEDEDSPKQSASISDMVFSPEYLVYYISQIMTLLPGDVILTGTPPGVGPLQVGDVVTVEIESIGKLTNRVIPAPDDD from the coding sequence ATGGCCCAACGCTATGTGAGAGTAAAAACCAGCGGAGGACAAACTTATTACGGTAGACTACAGCCGAACCGCACGGTGGAGGTATTGGATGCCCCCCCCTGGTTGAATGGACAGGTTACCGACCAAATACTCAGTAGTGAGCAGTACCGGTTGTTGCCTCCCTGTGCTCCCTCTAAGATAATTGCCGTGGGGAAGAATTATTCCGCTCATGCGGCGGAAATGGGGTCTGAAGTACCTAAAGAACCTTTGATATTTCTAAAACCTCCCTCGGCAGTGATAGCCCACCAGGAGGCGATAATATACCCGAAGCAGTCTCAGAGGGTGGATTTTGAGGGAGAATTGGCCCTAGTCATAGGAACTAGGGTGAAAAACTGTCCTTTAGAAGAGGCCAATGACAAGATTTGGGGCTATACTATCGCCAATGATGTGACTGCCAGAGACCTACAAAAAAAAGACGGACAGTGGACGAGGGCTAAGGGTTTTGATACATTTTGTCCACTGGGGCCTTGGATTGTTAGAGAATTGACCCCTGGGGCCTGCATCAAAACCTATCTTAACGAGGACGAAGACAGTCCAAAACAGTCGGCTTCCATCTCAGATATGGTTTTTTCTCCTGAATATCTGGTATACTACATATCTCAGATTATGACCCTATTGCCGGGAGATGTGATTCTGACAGGCACACCCCCAGGAGTTGGCCCCCTACAGGTGGGAGATGTTGTAACCGTGGAGATAGAAAGCATTGGCAAACTGACCAACAGGGTAATACCAGCCCCCGACGATGACTAG
- the rpsF gene encoding 30S ribosomal protein S6 translates to MFILRPDLTEVQINKQLRRYRQLLKQHGAEKVSLQIWGKRRLAYPIKKYQEGVYVLTHYTGDGRQVAIIERDMRLGEEVLRYLTIRLDEPFEFEDTEIPEIGEETPTPTTAQTTPGETAEAPTDTTVAENGSTAAETSQQTQETVEKEETAETV, encoded by the coding sequence ATGTTTATTTTGCGCCCTGACCTAACTGAGGTGCAAATAAACAAACAATTGCGCAGATACCGTCAGCTGCTTAAACAACACGGCGCAGAAAAAGTGTCTCTTCAAATCTGGGGCAAACGCCGTCTGGCCTATCCCATCAAGAAATACCAGGAGGGCGTTTATGTGCTCACCCATTACACAGGGGATGGCCGTCAGGTGGCCATTATAGAGAGGGATATGCGTCTGGGGGAAGAGGTGTTGCGCTATCTGACCATCAGACTGGACGAACCATTTGAATTCGAAGATACGGAAATCCCTGAAATAGGGGAGGAGACCCCTACGCCGACAACGGCTCAAACAACTCCTGGTGAGACGGCAGAAGCTCCCACCGACACCACTGTAGCTGAGAATGGGAGCACAGCCGCCGAAACCTCTCAACAGACTCAGGAGACTGTGGAAAAAGAAGAGACTGCTGAGACCGTTTAA
- a CDS encoding DUF1818 family protein codes for MLKQGRGWRLGWRADAPVYKGLVGAEDWALELTAEEMRDFCRLLRDIHQTVADISKHLMPEEAVVCEVESELLWLGAEGYPDNYSLRIILSQPRRGEGTWPPYAITELLQASQSLELF; via the coding sequence TTGCTAAAACAGGGTAGGGGTTGGAGACTGGGTTGGCGAGCCGATGCTCCTGTTTATAAGGGTCTAGTGGGCGCCGAGGACTGGGCTTTGGAACTTACGGCAGAGGAGATGCGTGACTTTTGCCGTCTTCTGCGGGATATTCACCAAACAGTCGCCGACATTAGCAAACACCTAATGCCAGAAGAAGCTGTAGTCTGTGAGGTGGAAAGCGAACTGTTGTGGCTTGGGGCAGAAGGATATCCCGACAATTACTCCCTCAGGATAATCCTCTCCCAGCCTCGCCGGGGAGAAGGCACCTGGCCTCCCTATGCCATAACCGAACTCCTACAAGCCTCCCAGTCCCTCGAGCTTTTTTAG